In the Syntrophus aciditrophicus SB genome, CCACGTAAGCTTTCTGACGGAAGTGACTCAGCGCAAACTGGCAGAGGAGACCCTTGAACTTACCCTCAATAATCTGAAGAAGGCTTTTGCGGGTGCCATTCAGGTCATGGTGTCGGCAGTAGAGGCGAGAGATTCCTATACGGCCGGTCATCAACGCCGGACCGCGGACCTTGCCTCTACAATAGCAGGGGAGATGGGATTGTCCCAGGAAAAAATCGACGCCATCCGCATGGCCGGTTCCATTCATGACATCGGAAAACTGTTCGTCCCGTCGGAGATTTTGTGCAAGCCGGCAAAACTGTTCGATATCGAGTTTACATTGATTAAAGAACACCCCAGACAAGGATTCGAGATTCTGAAGGATGTGGATTTTCCCTGGCCGCTGGCGGATATTATTTACCAGCACCATGAACGCATAGATGGCTCCGGCTATCCAAGAAATCTGAAAGGAGATGACATTCTCGTCGAGGCCCGCATTCTTTCTGTTGCCGACACGGTGGAAGCCATGGCCTCCCACAGACCTTATCGTCCCGGTCTGGGCCTCGATCTGGCTCTGGAAGAAATCGAGAAGAACAGGGGGATTTTTTACGACTGTGTTGCCGTAGATGCCTGTTTAAGATTATTTCGGGAAAAAGGCTATAACTTTTCCCTGACCTGATGCATACATAAAGAAATTGCCAAGGTTTTATGCTTATTCGACATCCGGAAGCCTCGGGATTGTTCAATTGGATTTAAAGCGCCATGCAGCAAAATTAATAGGCTGGAATCGGCTGGATTTTTTCTGCACTCGTTGATTTTGACTGTTCTGCATGAAGGCAACGCTTCGGATACAGGGTTATGATATGAATTTTTGGAAGACAATCGAACTCCTGTTTAACATGCAGAGCTTTGCCGGCCAATTTTCACCCCATGAGGAATTTCCTGCTTGACCTGTTTTTAGAGCCTGTATCGATCAATAAGCTGCTTGAGCTGCTGTCCCAGATCATGGAGGTTCTGAGCCGCGGTCTCCACCTGCTTAGCCCCGGCAACATTCTGTGAGCTGGCCTGATTGATGTTTGTAATCGCCAGCACAACCTGGTCCATCCCCACAAGCTGCTGCTGGCTGGACGCGGTAATCTGGGTCGCCGCCTGAGCCGACTCTTCAATCGTATCCGACAGACGACGGAAGGAATTTCCCGCCTCGGAGGTCTGCCTCATCCCCGCCTCCACGGCCTTGATCTCCTGCTCCGTGGACATCACGGCCTCGCCTACGGCCTTCTGGATTTCATTCAGGATGGTCCTGACCTGCGATGTCGCCTGCTTGGACTGCTCCGCCAGGTTCCTCACTTCCTGAGCGACCACGGCAAACCCCTTCCCCTGATCGCCGGCCTTGGCCGCCTCGATGGCCGCATTGACCGCCAGCAGATTGGACTGGTCCGCGATATCGTTAACGGTGGCAATGATTTCTCCGATAGCCTGACTGCGCTCACTCAATTTCACAATGCTTTCAGAAATGGAATCGGTCTGAGTCCGGATGAAATTCATTCCTTCCACGGCCAGATCGATGGCCTTGCGGCCCTGCTGAGAGACCTCCGTGGCCTTCTGTGCGCTGTCAAAGACATGCGTTGCCTTTTGGGTCGACAGATGAGCGGTTTGTTTGACCTCCTCAACGGTCGACGTGGTTTCGCTGACCGCCGAAGCCGTCTGACTGGCTGCAGAGGCCAGTTCCGTCGTCGATGCGGAAATCTGTGTGGCCGAAGAGGCAATGACATTGACCGCCTCCCGGATGCTCTGCATCTCGGCACGCAGGGCGCTGATCATGGCGGCGAAGGCCTTGCCCATGACATCCCGGTCAGAAGGGGTCTTCATCTCAACCGTGAGGTTCCCGGCGGCTATCTGCTGAAGCACCCCGGCCTTCTCCTGCAGGGACTGCGTCATCTTCATGAAGGCCCGCGCCAGCATACCGATTTCATCCTGGCGGTTCTCATCTGAAATCTGCACACTGAGATCGCCTTCGGCTATCTGCTCCGCCGCGGAAACCACCTTCTCCAGCGGCCGGGTCAGGCTGCGGGAAAAGAAATAGAAAAAGGCTGCAGCCAGAAGCAGGGAGATGAAACCGACAACGGCAATGAGATTCCCGGTGAAGACAGCCGGCTTAAACAGTTCATCACGTGGAATCGAGGTGAAAGCCGTCCAGCCCGTGGTTTTTATGTTGGTAAAAGCACCCACCTTATCCACCCCCTGGAATTCATACTCCACCATGCCAGATTCCTGACTCGCTATTTTTTTACCAAGAAGGTCAATTCCCTTGCCCTTGAGGCTCTTATAATTCAGTGTAAGGATGTTTTCCTTGTTGGGATGAGCCAGCACCACCCCTTCCCTGTTCAGGAGTACGGAATACCCTGTCTGGCCGATCTTTACCTTATCCACCAGTTCGGTCAGGAAGCTGACGTTGATCGCGCAACCCGCCACGCCGACAATTTTCCTGCTTTTTTCAGAAAAAATCGGACAGGCGGCCATGCATATCAGATTGCCCGTGGCCTTGGACCTGACCACGTCACTCAAATTGCACTTCCCCTGCATCGCCTTCTTGAAATAATCCCGATCCGAGGCATCAATCCCGTGATCCCTGCCCTGAACAGCATCTGCGAAGACAATCCCGTCCGTTCCGAACAGAACGATGGTTTCATAGCGGTCTCCAGCGGCCTCTCGAATCCTGGTAAGTTCCCGCTGTACAAGGGCGATTTCACTTTGGCTGTCTTCTTTTCCTGCCTTCGCCACTTTCTCTGCCGCAGCCACTGCACTGTTGGAAAAAGAAATATCCTGGGAACGACGCATTTCCTCCGTCAGCCCCAGATCGATGTTGCTGGCCAAGGCATTGGAAACATTCGCCATCTCGTCATGCGCAATGGTCGAAATGCTGTCCTTCGCTATGTAAATCGAGGCAATGCCGATCACAATCAAGGGAATCGCAACAACCAGAAGGCCTCCTGTCAGCAGTTTTGTCCCCAGTTTCATTTTCATCGCTCTGTTTTATTCCTTTCTCTTTTGTTTCCTGACAATTTCATCCCTCGTCATTGACAGGAATCCATTCATCGGAGAAGATTTCTCCTCGTTGAAAACAATCCCCCCGTCCGCGGTCATCTCGGCAGAATATTTTTTGCAATTGCGGGTTAAAGCAGGCAGATCGAGCATAGCTGCAAAATGGCTGGAAAAAGTATATATATTAATTACCCGGATATAGTCCAGACAATTCTGATTGTTGTCTTATTGTCGATAACTTTTGGCCATATCATGCAACCTGTTAATATTGCACACAATTATCGTATGTTTTTATGACGTTGTCAGATAAAATTGATAGATGCTGTCAATAGTCAATATAATTTGATTTATCTTCGATTGCAGTTGTTCTCCAGGAAACAGAACAGCAATCTGAGCCGCGATAACGTCCAGGGAACTCAGTTGTAGGAATTCCCTGTCGGCGCCAGGTTTTATCTTGCCGGCTGTAATGATCGCGTCAGCCTCCATGTAATCCAAAGCACGGAAGGACATCAGGGGGGATATTGGCAAGCAGTGAAACAGGAATTTGTTTAATTTATCCGGGCGGCAGGACGAAAAAAAGAGACCCGAGTCGACGGGGTCTCTTTTTTTACCCGTGTCTGTTCCCTCTCGACGCAGAAGAAGTCCCGCCGGGCGCTCAGTTTACCGTCACACACTTGAAACCCGGCGGCAATGACGCGGGGCGAGCCGTCAAATCTTGAAAGATTGGCCGCATGAAATACTCCGGGCATGAGCGTCCCATGATGAAAGCCGCACATTCATGGCATTCCGACGCCCGCGATGTGTGATCCGCAGTTAGCGCATCTGGAGTTTTTCATCTTTATGGCGCCCAGGGAAAAGCCGAATCTCTCGATAAGCAATTCTCCACAGGCAGGACAATACGAATTTTCCCCGCCTTCGCCCGGAATATTGCCCTCATAAACGTACTTCAACCCGGCCTTCAATCCGATCTCCCTTGCCCTTCTCAATGTGCTGACGGGCGTGCGCGGCTGATCCAGCAGCTTGTATGTGGGATAAAACTGGGTCACATGCCACGGAATATCAGCATCGACGGATTTGATGAAGCCGGCTGCCCAATTCAGAAATTCCTCCGAGTCATTATGATTGGGAATGATGAGGGTCGTTATTTCCACCCAGACTCCCAGTTCCTTCATGAGTTTGATGGTGTCCAGCACGGGTTGCTGTCTCGCCCCACAGATCTTCCGATAAAAAGTGTCATCCCCTTTCAGATCGATGTTGTTGGCATCGAGATAAGGGGCGATGATCCGGGTGGCCTCAGGCGTTGTATAACCGTTACTCACGAAAACATTCTTGATTCCCTTTTCTTTCGCCAGCCTCGCGCAATCGTAGGCAAACTCGAAAAATATTGTGGGTTCGGTATAGGTATAAGAAATGCTGCGACAGCGCGCATGTTCCGCCGCCTTTACGATCTCTTCGGGGGTTGTTTCTTCTCCGGGAATGTCCGGATACTCTTTGGGATGCTGAGAAATGTTGTAATTCTGACAATGCATGCACCGGAAGTTGCAACCGACCGTCGCGACAGAGTATGACCTTGACCCCGGATGAAAGTTGAACAGGGGTTTTTTCTCGATGGGATCGATCTGCTCCGTGATGATTTTGCCGTAGACAAGGCTGTACAGCGTGCCGTCCCGATTTTCCCTGACCGCGCATATCCCTCGTTTGCCGGGAGCAATCTGACAGCGGTGACTGCAGAGACAGCACTGGACCTTGCCATCGCCCATTTTTTCATAAAGCATCGCTTCTTTCATGACCGTTGGATTTTTTTCCATCCCTTCACCTCCATTCGGCTCGATTCCGGAAAGTTCATGCCTCAAGCCCCGGGTTTTCTCCCGGAGACTCCTTGGAAAGACCGGCACCTCCCTGACGCCGGCGAAAGTGCGCGATCATCAGCCCCTGGTTTCTTTTTCCCTGTCCCACTCTTTCATGGAAAGCTTCGCCAGATCAGACAGCTCACCGGAAAGCAACTCGAGCAGATCATCAATTGAGAGTATCCCCACAAGGCCGCCCCCGTCATCAACGACGACGATCCGCCTGATGCCTCTTGCCCGCATGCATTGGATGGTATCCCAGACCCCGCGATTCTCCGACGCGGAAATCAGGTCCTCACTCATCACGTCCTGTACAGAAACACTGTCCAGCGGCACTTCCTTGGCGATGAGTTCCACGACGATATCGCGATCGGTCAGAATCCCCAGAGGGATAACCCGCCCTTCCCGGTCATCCACGACGACGACATCTCCAACATGATATTCCCGCATGAGTTTCGCCGCCTCCAGAATGCTGTCTTCCTTCCTGACTATGACCACTTCGCGGTTGCATATTTCTCCGATCGGCATGTTTACGCCTCCCTTCATAGATAATAACCTCGCGTAATCATTATACAGGCACCGTGTGGGGTGTCAACAGCAAACAAGGCGTCCGGAAAATAAGGTCAGATAGAGGGGGGGCAGGGTAAAAATTGGAATTCAATGAATTTAAAAATTTCCAATCAAGATTATATTCAAAAAAATAGCCACGATATGCCCATAAAATAGATGCAGCGACACACTTCATCATGTTTTGCGGACTAAATCTCCCTTGACTGGCAAGACCCTTATTCATATACTCCCACCGGAAAAAATCTCTTACCAATCAATTTGATACCAGATTTTGCGTGCAGAGCAGTGCTTCAAACATCAGGAAACGGTGCGTTGATATTTTCGTTATTTAAATCTGAAGACCAAGGAGAAGGAGGATATGGAAGACAAATCTTATAACCCGTTTGTACATGCCCAGGCGCAATTTGACAAGGTAGCTGCGATTATCGGTCTCGATGAGGCAACCCGCGATTTGCTGAGACAGCCCATGAGGGAACACCATGTACTCATTCCCGTGCGCATGGACGATGGGACTACAAAGATATTCAAGGGATTCCGTGTCATGCACAACGACGCGAGAGGACCGGCGAAAGGAGGCATTCGTTTTCACCCTCAGGAAACTGCAGATACCGTCCGCGCCCTTGCAATGTGGATGACCTGGAAGTGCGCGGTGGTTAATATCCCTCTCGGCGGAGGCAAGGGAGGCGTTATATGCGACCCCCATAACCTGACCGAAACCGAGCAGGAACGGTTGTGCAGGGGATGGATAAGGAATCTCGCGAAAGAAATGGGACCATGCATTGACGTGCCGGCCCCCGATGTCATGACGAACGCAAAGCATATGTTATGGATGCTCGATGAGTTTGAAGCCATTCACGGGGGTAAATATCCCGGGTTTATAACCGGAAAGCCGATAGAAATGGGTGGTTCGCTGGGAAGGACGGAAGCCACCGGATTTGGAACCATCTATGTATTGCGGGAAGCGCTGAAAGACCTCGGAATCAAACCGGAAAACACGAGCATCAGCATCCAGGGCTTCGGTAACGTATCGCAGTTCGCAGCCAGAAAGTTCAGTGAGCTCGGAGGAAAAATCGCCGCAGTTTCCTGCTGGGACAATGCGGATAAAACCTCTCACACCTATTTCAAAAAAGACGGTCTGGATGTGGATATGCTTGCGTCTATTACCAATACCTTCGGATGCATCAATAAGGAAAAGGCTGTTGCCGCAGGTTATGAAATTCTACCCGGTGATGCATGGGTTGAACAGGATGTCGACATTCTCATGCCTGCCGCACTGGAAAACCAGATTACGTCGGCGAACGTGAACCGGATAAGCGAAAAGGTCAAAGTCCTCCTTGAAGGCGCCAACGGGCCAACCGCTCCTGAGGCGGACGAAGTGATAAGGGCGCGCGGCATTTTTCTTCTCCCCGATTTTCTTGCAAATGCCGGCGGTGTCACATGCAGCTATTTCGAGCAAGTGCAGTCAAACATGAACTACTACTGGGAAAAAGATGAAGTACTGGAGAGGCTCGATGCAAAAATGACATCGGCTTACCGGGCTGTTCAGGATCTTGCGCGGAGCAAAGGCCTGTATATGCGGGACGCCGCCTATGTCATAGCTATCAACCGGGTGGCCCAGGCTGTCAAGATGAGGGGCTGGGTATAGTAAGGAAAAATACTCGACACGAAGGTGGTTAATTGATGAAGCACGGTGAAGATCCAGGAGAAAGCTCGCTGGAACATTTGAAAGAAAGAGCCAAAGAACTGGACTGCCTGTATCAGGTAGATGAGATATTGAATAACGGTCGTTTGCCGCTGTCCGAGGTGTTTGAGCGAATCATACTCGTTCTGCCCTCGGGCTTCAGGTTTCCCGAGCTGTGTCATGCCGAGATTACCTGTGAAAACCACAAATACCGGTCCCCTGGATTTGTAACCGGTCTTCAGATTGCGGAAGGCGCGGACATTATTTCCGAAGGAAGGGCGGTGGGAAGAATTGAAGTCGTCTATATCGGAGAAGTTCCGTTGACGGAAGATGGCTACTTTCTTGAAAAGGAACGGAAACTCATCAAGACCGTAGCCGACCGCATCGGATACACAATATTTTATCGCCACACGGAGCAGATGGTTCGCGAGTGGAGGGCGTCAACAAAGGAAGGC is a window encoding:
- a CDS encoding Glu/Leu/Phe/Val family dehydrogenase; amino-acid sequence: MEDKSYNPFVHAQAQFDKVAAIIGLDEATRDLLRQPMREHHVLIPVRMDDGTTKIFKGFRVMHNDARGPAKGGIRFHPQETADTVRALAMWMTWKCAVVNIPLGGGKGGVICDPHNLTETEQERLCRGWIRNLAKEMGPCIDVPAPDVMTNAKHMLWMLDEFEAIHGGKYPGFITGKPIEMGGSLGRTEATGFGTIYVLREALKDLGIKPENTSISIQGFGNVSQFAARKFSELGGKIAAVSCWDNADKTSHTYFKKDGLDVDMLASITNTFGCINKEKAVAAGYEILPGDAWVEQDVDILMPAALENQITSANVNRISEKVKVLLEGANGPTAPEADEVIRARGIFLLPDFLANAGGVTCSYFEQVQSNMNYYWEKDEVLERLDAKMTSAYRAVQDLARSKGLYMRDAAYVIAINRVAQAVKMRGWV
- a CDS encoding CBS domain-containing protein encodes the protein MPIGEICNREVVIVRKEDSILEAAKLMREYHVGDVVVVDDREGRVIPLGILTDRDIVVELIAKEVPLDSVSVQDVMSEDLISASENRGVWDTIQCMRARGIRRIVVVDDGGGLVGILSIDDLLELLSGELSDLAKLSMKEWDREKETRG
- the amrS gene encoding AmmeMemoRadiSam system radical SAM enzyme — its product is MKEAMLYEKMGDGKVQCCLCSHRCQIAPGKRGICAVRENRDGTLYSLVYGKIITEQIDPIEKKPLFNFHPGSRSYSVATVGCNFRCMHCQNYNISQHPKEYPDIPGEETTPEEIVKAAEHARCRSISYTYTEPTIFFEFAYDCARLAKEKGIKNVFVSNGYTTPEATRIIAPYLDANNIDLKGDDTFYRKICGARQQPVLDTIKLMKELGVWVEITTLIIPNHNDSEEFLNWAAGFIKSVDADIPWHVTQFYPTYKLLDQPRTPVSTLRRAREIGLKAGLKYVYEGNIPGEGGENSYCPACGELLIERFGFSLGAIKMKNSRCANCGSHIAGVGMP
- a CDS encoding methyl-accepting chemotaxis protein, whose translation is MKMKLGTKLLTGGLLVVAIPLIVIGIASIYIAKDSISTIAHDEMANVSNALASNIDLGLTEEMRRSQDISFSNSAVAAAEKVAKAGKEDSQSEIALVQRELTRIREAAGDRYETIVLFGTDGIVFADAVQGRDHGIDASDRDYFKKAMQGKCNLSDVVRSKATGNLICMAACPIFSEKSRKIVGVAGCAINVSFLTELVDKVKIGQTGYSVLLNREGVVLAHPNKENILTLNYKSLKGKGIDLLGKKIASQESGMVEYEFQGVDKVGAFTNIKTTGWTAFTSIPRDELFKPAVFTGNLIAVVGFISLLLAAAFFYFFSRSLTRPLEKVVSAAEQIAEGDLSVQISDENRQDEIGMLARAFMKMTQSLQEKAGVLQQIAAGNLTVEMKTPSDRDVMGKAFAAMISALRAEMQSIREAVNVIASSATQISASTTELASAASQTASAVSETTSTVEEVKQTAHLSTQKATHVFDSAQKATEVSQQGRKAIDLAVEGMNFIRTQTDSISESIVKLSERSQAIGEIIATVNDIADQSNLLAVNAAIEAAKAGDQGKGFAVVAQEVRNLAEQSKQATSQVRTILNEIQKAVGEAVMSTEQEIKAVEAGMRQTSEAGNSFRRLSDTIEESAQAATQITASSQQQLVGMDQVVLAITNINQASSQNVAGAKQVETAAQNLHDLGQQLKQLIDRYRL
- a CDS encoding fructose 1,6-bisphosphatase, whose product is MCGFHHGTLMPGVFHAANLSRFDGSPRVIAAGFQVCDGKLSARRDFFCVEREQTRVKKETPSTRVSFFRPAARIN